One genomic segment of Cellulophaga sp. HaHaR_3_176 includes these proteins:
- a CDS encoding acyl transferase: MDTSKIFTISSSKELEKVSLEVFVHQYTSNKVYREFCTYLKKNPQNVNSLVDIPFLPIEFFKSKRIVSTPTEPQITFTSSGTTGTATSNHYVTDVKIYEESYLKAFKYFYGDIKDYCVLALLPSYLEREGSSLIYMADDLIKKSQHPESGFYLNDIQLLTEKLLLLNQKGIKVLLIGVSFALLDVAENYNLNLENVIVMETGGMKGRRKEMIREELHAILKNGFGVPAIHSEYGMTELLSQAYSKGNGIFETPPWMEVLIRDTEDALSYQSIGKTGGVNVIDLANINSCSFIATQDLGKKYKDNTFEILGRFDNSDIRGCNLMVL; this comes from the coding sequence ATGGACACGTCTAAAATTTTTACTATTTCTTCATCAAAAGAACTTGAAAAAGTTTCTTTAGAAGTCTTTGTACACCAATATACCTCAAACAAAGTATACCGAGAATTCTGTACCTATTTAAAAAAAAATCCACAGAATGTAAACAGTCTAGTTGACATTCCTTTTTTACCCATTGAATTTTTTAAATCTAAAAGAATAGTCTCAACACCTACTGAACCTCAAATTACATTTACAAGTAGTGGCACAACAGGCACTGCAACAAGTAATCATTATGTTACTGATGTGAAAATTTACGAGGAGAGCTACCTTAAAGCTTTTAAATATTTTTATGGAGATATAAAAGACTATTGTGTTTTAGCCTTATTACCTTCTTATTTAGAGCGAGAAGGGTCGTCTTTAATATACATGGCTGACGATTTAATTAAAAAAAGCCAACACCCCGAAAGTGGTTTTTATTTAAACGACATTCAACTTTTAACAGAAAAATTATTACTCCTTAATCAAAAAGGAATCAAAGTTTTATTAATTGGTGTTTCTTTTGCTTTATTAGATGTTGCCGAAAATTACAATTTAAATTTAGAAAATGTAATTGTAATGGAGACTGGAGGAATGAAAGGCCGCCGTAAAGAAATGATTCGTGAAGAGTTGCATGCTATTTTAAAAAATGGCTTTGGCGTTCCTGCAATTCATTCTGAGTATGGAATGACCGAACTTTTATCACAAGCATACTCAAAAGGAAACGGAATATTTGAAACTCCACCTTGGATGGAAGTTTTAATACGCGACACTGAAGACGCCTTAAGTTATCAATCAATAGGTAAAACAGGAGGCGTCAACGTTATCGATTTAGCAAATATTAATTCTTGTTCTTTTATTGCCACACAAGATTTAGGAAAAAAATATAAAGACAATACTTTTGAAATTCTTGGTCGCTTTGATAATTCAGATATTCGTGGGTGTAATTTAATGGTGTTGTAA
- a CDS encoding dihydroorotase: MAKFLIKNATIVNENSKTKADILIQENIILKIDANITDANATVIDAEGKYVLPGVIDDQVHFREPGLTHKGNIESESRAAVAGGITTFMEQPNTNPQTTTIEKLEEKFALAAGSSFANYSFLFGGTNDNLEELKKLDKNACSGVKLFLGSSTGNMLVDKEEVIEGIFRTTEMVISAHCEDETTIKNNLAKYKEQFGDDIPMEYHPIIRSAEACYLSSSKAIALAKKTGARFHVFHLSTGIETDLFRNDIPLKDKKITAEVCLHHLWFSDEDYKTKGSLIKWNPAVKTADDRSKLWDAFLDGRIDVLATDHAPHTIEEKDNVYTKAPSGGPLVQHALPAMLEKHSQGVISLEKIVEKMCHNPAILFEIEKRGYIREGYYADLVLVDLKDSWTVSKENIAYKCGWSPFEGTTFGSKVTHTFVNGHLAYENGNFSEDKKGKRLTFNRP; encoded by the coding sequence ATGGCTAAGTTTTTAATAAAGAATGCTACAATTGTAAATGAGAATTCGAAAACCAAAGCCGATATTCTTATACAAGAAAATATAATTTTAAAAATTGACGCAAATATTACTGATGCTAATGCTACAGTTATTGATGCTGAGGGTAAATATGTTTTGCCAGGTGTGATTGATGATCAGGTACATTTTAGAGAGCCAGGTTTAACACATAAAGGAAACATTGAAAGTGAAAGTAGAGCTGCTGTTGCTGGTGGTATTACCACTTTTATGGAACAGCCAAATACAAACCCACAAACAACTACAATAGAAAAATTAGAAGAAAAATTTGCACTTGCAGCTGGAAGCTCTTTTGCAAACTATTCTTTTTTGTTTGGCGGTACCAACGATAATTTAGAAGAGCTTAAGAAATTAGATAAAAATGCATGTTCAGGTGTAAAATTATTTTTAGGTTCATCAACAGGGAATATGTTGGTCGATAAAGAAGAAGTTATTGAAGGTATTTTTAGAACTACAGAAATGGTTATCTCAGCACATTGTGAAGATGAAACTACCATTAAAAATAACTTAGCAAAATATAAAGAACAATTTGGTGATGATATTCCGATGGAATATCACCCAATAATTAGAAGTGCAGAAGCCTGTTATTTATCTTCTTCTAAAGCAATTGCTTTAGCAAAGAAAACAGGAGCAAGGTTTCATGTGTTTCATTTATCAACAGGTATAGAAACAGATCTGTTTAGAAATGATATTCCTTTAAAAGATAAAAAGATTACTGCTGAGGTTTGTTTGCATCACCTATGGTTTTCTGATGAAGACTATAAAACAAAAGGATCGCTTATTAAGTGGAATCCTGCGGTTAAAACAGCTGATGATAGAAGTAAATTATGGGATGCTTTTTTAGATGGCAGAATTGATGTTTTAGCGACCGATCATGCACCACATACTATTGAAGAAAAAGATAATGTGTATACTAAAGCTCCATCTGGCGGACCTTTAGTGCAACATGCGTTACCAGCAATGTTAGAAAAACATAGCCAAGGAGTTATCAGTTTAGAAAAAATTGTGGAGAAAATGTGCCACAACCCAGCTATACTTTTTGAAATAGAGAAGAGAGGTTACATTCGAGAAGGGTATTATGCAGATTTAGTTTTAGTAGATTTGAAAGACTCTTGGACAGTTTCGAAAGAAAATATTGCTTATAAATGTGGTTGGTCTCCTTTTGAAGGTACTACTTTCGGGTCAAAAGTAACACATACTTTTGTAAACGGGCATTTGGCATATGAGAACGGTAATTTTTCAGAAGATAAAAAAGGAAAAAGACTTACTTTCAATAGACCATAA
- a CDS encoding T9SS type A sorting domain-containing protein: protein MKKIYFILLMIFAFSLSGQENINDTIGGSEIEGFKLFPNPTHNDVVYITTKHNAVKDIIVYDLFGEIVLKQQTSYKELNVSKLDAGVYIVRVNEGTKTISRKLVVK, encoded by the coding sequence ATGAAGAAAATTTACTTTATCCTGCTTATGATTTTTGCTTTTAGTCTTTCTGGGCAAGAAAACATAAATGACACTATAGGAGGTAGCGAGATTGAAGGGTTTAAATTATTTCCAAACCCTACACATAATGATGTAGTATACATTACTACCAAACATAACGCTGTTAAAGATATTATAGTATATGATTTATTTGGTGAAATAGTTTTAAAACAACAAACATCATATAAGGAGCTAAATGTTTCTAAATTAGATGCAGGTGTTTATATTGTTAGAGTAAATGAAGGAACAAAAACTATATCAAGAAAATTAGTTGTAAAATAG
- a CDS encoding DUF4296 domain-containing protein — MKKLSFLLVLILLTSCAEDIIEKPENLISRDKMVTIFYDLAIVTAAKNTSDVVLKNNNIESMNYIFTKHDIDSIQFVKSDAYYASKTAVYKEIYQDVEARLKKVKAERGEQKVAKKKQDSISNKNAKIKRQDKLKKD; from the coding sequence ATGAAAAAATTAAGTTTTTTACTTGTTTTAATTTTATTGACTTCTTGCGCAGAAGATATTATAGAAAAGCCGGAGAACCTTATCTCAAGAGATAAAATGGTGACAATTTTTTATGACTTGGCAATTGTTACTGCTGCAAAAAACACAAGTGATGTTGTTTTAAAGAATAACAATATTGAAAGTATGAATTATATTTTCACAAAGCATGATATTGACAGTATTCAGTTTGTTAAAAGTGATGCTTATTATGCTTCAAAAACTGCTGTGTATAAAGAAATTTATCAGGATGTAGAAGCAAGATTAAAAAAAGTTAAAGCAGAACGAGGGGAGCAAAAAGTAGCTAAGAAAAAGCAGGACAGTATTTCTAATAAAAACGCTAAAATTAAAAGGCAAGACAAGCTGAAAAAAGATTAA
- a CDS encoding TonB-dependent receptor gives MRLVLLSFLFIATISFSNAQDTGSIVGKIIDKEANDEPLAFANVLIKGTTKGTTTDFDGLYEIGNVAPGTYVLNFSYLGYETIEIPNIVIEAGKQTTINVPMAASEGMSLDEVVVTTTVSKDTEAALLLDQKKAIEIKTAIGAQELAKKAVSNAADATTKVTGVNKKEGSSKIYVRGLGDRYNSTTFNGLPLPANDPGNKNIDLSLFGTDIIENVGISKSFSSNLSSDVAGANIDIVSKEMTASSLFKVSISAGGNTQTTFKDFKQIDGANWVGVNSNTNHEIRDLTKYSFTNSYSPNNSIASPELSLSINYGKKFQISDESTISIFLVGSFDNSYSFQDGVSENIITADNIGSQFNTETYSYNASKMLMGNLVYKINANHKLSFNHLFVHSNNQKIQDFEGTTTDVGRGSDDNRLVNLLLQTEVQNRLFVNQLLSTNKFGESFDINASLGYSSIYNDEPDRRKNTFIIDNDDNTTRISQNAVRDNSRFYGNLFENDISGNLNAIKYLGDRFENKGKITLGYNGRVTDRKFDGIYFDHNFTAPRTTFVDVNNLDNTFNQENLSNGLFGIETSRGRNNNDSETYLPQLYDAKKDVHAAYVDAVYKFGDKFTANLGLRAEDIKMNVTWNTNISFPGFSNNSSIDLDKQYILPSLNLKYELNEKINLRASGSVTYTYPQFKEIAPFAYEGINYQESGNPALLPSDNYNAEVKFELFPKSNELFAIGVFGKLIENSINRLERNSAIERDFTFDNSGDATVFGVEVETKLDIFNSESDNFKRNNISVGANATLMKTKLEYNIDNTSFNYTGDSSKLEGASPFTANADISYKFDFEEKETIASLVFNYQSDKVYSIGTNFQENIIEKAVPIIDLIFSHKFNKTIGLKLNAKNILNPSFELYRDVPEKLTMNSYQRGVSFSAGLSLNF, from the coding sequence ATGAGACTAGTATTATTAAGTTTTTTATTTATCGCTACTATAAGCTTTTCAAATGCTCAAGATACAGGGAGTATTGTTGGAAAAATTATTGATAAAGAAGCTAATGATGAACCACTTGCTTTTGCAAACGTACTTATAAAAGGTACTACAAAAGGTACCACAACAGATTTTGATGGACTTTACGAAATTGGAAATGTAGCCCCAGGCACATATGTTCTTAACTTTAGTTATTTAGGGTATGAAACTATAGAAATACCTAATATAGTTATTGAAGCAGGTAAACAAACTACTATCAATGTACCTATGGCCGCAAGCGAAGGTATGTCTTTAGATGAGGTTGTTGTAACAACAACAGTTAGTAAAGATACCGAAGCCGCTTTATTACTAGATCAAAAAAAAGCTATAGAGATTAAAACAGCTATTGGCGCCCAAGAGCTTGCTAAAAAAGCAGTTTCTAATGCTGCTGATGCGACTACTAAAGTAACTGGAGTAAATAAAAAAGAAGGCTCTAGTAAAATTTATGTAAGAGGGCTAGGCGACAGATATAATAGTACTACTTTTAATGGTTTACCATTACCTGCTAACGACCCAGGAAACAAGAATATAGATTTGTCTCTTTTCGGAACTGATATTATTGAAAATGTAGGGATATCTAAGTCCTTCTCTTCTAATCTTTCGTCTGATGTTGCTGGTGCTAATATTGATATTGTAAGTAAAGAAATGACTGCTTCTTCTTTATTCAAAGTAAGTATTTCAGCTGGTGGTAATACACAAACAACATTTAAAGATTTTAAACAAATTGATGGAGCCAATTGGGTTGGTGTAAACTCTAACACAAACCATGAGATTAGAGACTTAACTAAATATAGCTTCACAAATAGTTACTCACCTAATAATAGTATTGCTAGTCCTGAATTATCACTGTCTATTAATTATGGTAAGAAATTTCAAATTTCAGATGAAAGCACTATTAGTATATTTTTAGTAGGTTCTTTTGATAATTCATATAGTTTTCAAGATGGTGTTTCAGAAAATATTATTACTGCTGACAATATTGGATCACAATTTAATACCGAGACATATAGCTATAATGCTTCTAAAATGTTAATGGGTAATTTAGTATATAAAATTAATGCAAATCATAAATTAAGTTTCAACCACCTATTTGTTCACTCTAACAATCAAAAAATTCAAGATTTTGAAGGTACTACTACAGACGTTGGTAGAGGTAGTGATGATAATAGACTTGTTAATTTATTATTACAGACTGAAGTACAAAATAGACTTTTCGTAAATCAATTATTATCAACTAATAAATTTGGCGAATCTTTCGATATCAACGCTTCCCTTGGTTATAGCTCAATTTACAATGATGAGCCAGATCGTAGAAAAAACACTTTCATTATTGACAATGATGATAATACCACAAGAATTTCGCAAAATGCAGTTAGAGACAATAGTAGATTTTATGGTAATTTATTTGAAAATGACATTTCAGGAAATTTAAATGCTATTAAATATTTAGGCGATCGTTTCGAAAATAAAGGAAAAATAACGCTAGGTTATAATGGTAGGGTTACGGATAGAAAATTCGATGGTATTTATTTTGACCATAATTTTACTGCTCCTAGAACCACATTTGTAGATGTTAATAACTTAGATAATACGTTCAATCAAGAAAATCTTTCAAATGGACTTTTCGGTATTGAAACATCAAGAGGAAGAAATAATAATGATTCAGAAACTTATCTACCTCAATTATACGATGCTAAAAAAGATGTACATGCAGCATATGTTGATGCAGTATATAAGTTCGGAGATAAATTCACGGCAAACCTTGGCCTTAGAGCTGAAGATATTAAAATGAATGTAACCTGGAACACTAATATAAGTTTCCCTGGTTTTTCAAATAATAGTAGTATTGATTTAGATAAACAATACATTCTTCCTTCATTAAACTTGAAATATGAGTTGAATGAAAAAATTAATTTGAGAGCTTCTGGTAGCGTAACATATACATACCCTCAATTTAAAGAGATTGCTCCATTTGCATATGAAGGAATTAATTACCAAGAATCTGGTAACCCTGCACTTTTACCTTCTGACAATTATAATGCGGAAGTTAAATTTGAACTATTTCCTAAATCAAATGAATTATTTGCAATTGGTGTTTTCGGAAAATTAATTGAAAACTCAATAAACAGACTTGAAAGAAACTCGGCTATCGAAAGAGATTTTACATTTGACAACTCAGGTGATGCAACTGTATTTGGTGTCGAAGTTGAAACGAAACTAGACATTTTTAACAGCGAATCTGATAATTTCAAGAGAAACAATATTAGTGTTGGTGCAAATGCTACGCTTATGAAAACGAAATTAGAATACAACATCGACAATACTTCTTTTAATTATACTGGTGACAGCTCTAAATTAGAAGGCGCATCGCCGTTTACAGCAAATGCAGACATTTCTTATAAATTTGATTTTGAAGAAAAAGAAACTATTGCCTCTTTAGTATTCAACTATCAAAGTGACAAGGTATACAGTATAGGTACTAATTTTCAAGAAAACATAATTGAAAAAGCTGTCCCTATCATTGATTTAATTTTTAGCCATAAATTTAATAAAACAATAGGGCTGAAATTAAACGCTAAAAATATTTTAAACCCGAGTTTTGAACTCTACAGAGATGTTCCTGAAAAATTAACAATGAACTCTTATCAAAGAGGAGTCAGCTTCTCTGCTGGTTTATCTTTAAACTTTTAA
- the tyrS gene encoding tyrosine--tRNA ligase, translated as MKTNFIAELKWRGMLHDTMPGTEEHLMSEMQSAYVGIDPTADSLHIGHLVGVMMLRHFQLAGHKPYALIGGATGMIGDPSGKSAERNLLDEKTLRHNQDALKGQLSRFLDFSSDANNAAILVNNYDWMKDFSFLEFIRDVGKHITVNYMMAKDSVKKRLSSEAKEGMSFTEFTYQLVQGYDFLHLFREHNCTLQMGGSDQWGNITTGTEMIRRIAGGKGFALTCPLITKADGTKFGKTEGGNVWLDSERTSPYKFYQYWLNTSDNDAEKYIKIFTFLTKEEIDALIEEHKQAPHLRVLQKRLADEITVMVHSQEDLDNAVEASGILFGKSTSESLKKLNEKTFLDIFEGVPQAEVTMADIEEGLDMIGALAAKTNFLGSNGEARRELKQNSISVNKEKVKEDYTITKEDLINNKFVLLQRGKKNYFVILVK; from the coding sequence ATGAAGACCAATTTTATAGCAGAGTTAAAGTGGAGAGGCATGTTACATGATACAATGCCAGGAACAGAAGAGCATTTAATGAGTGAGATGCAATCAGCTTATGTTGGTATTGATCCTACTGCAGATTCATTACATATTGGGCATTTAGTTGGAGTGATGATGCTACGTCATTTTCAGTTGGCGGGACATAAACCTTATGCGCTTATTGGTGGTGCTACAGGAATGATTGGTGACCCATCAGGTAAATCTGCAGAAAGAAATTTGTTAGATGAAAAAACGCTACGCCATAATCAAGATGCATTAAAAGGACAACTTTCACGATTTTTAGATTTTAGCAGTGATGCTAATAATGCTGCGATATTGGTGAATAATTATGATTGGATGAAAGATTTTTCATTCTTAGAATTTATTCGTGATGTTGGTAAGCACATTACAGTTAATTATATGATGGCTAAAGATTCTGTAAAAAAGAGACTTTCTTCAGAAGCAAAAGAAGGAATGTCGTTTACAGAGTTTACATACCAATTAGTGCAAGGGTATGATTTTTTACACCTTTTTAGAGAGCATAACTGTACCTTGCAAATGGGCGGTAGCGATCAATGGGGTAATATTACTACCGGTACGGAAATGATTAGAAGAATAGCAGGAGGTAAAGGTTTTGCTTTAACTTGTCCGCTAATAACTAAGGCAGATGGTACTAAATTTGGTAAAACAGAAGGTGGTAATGTTTGGTTAGATTCTGAAAGAACATCGCCTTACAAATTTTACCAATATTGGTTAAATACTTCAGATAATGATGCTGAAAAATACATTAAGATTTTTACTTTTTTAACAAAAGAAGAAATTGATGCTTTAATTGAAGAGCACAAGCAAGCACCTCATTTACGTGTATTGCAAAAGCGTTTAGCTGATGAAATTACTGTAATGGTTCATTCTCAAGAAGATTTAGACAATGCGGTAGAAGCTAGTGGAATTCTTTTTGGAAAATCTACTTCTGAGAGTTTAAAAAAATTGAATGAAAAAACGTTTTTAGATATTTTTGAAGGCGTTCCTCAGGCTGAAGTAACTATGGCAGATATAGAAGAGGGCTTAGATATGATTGGTGCTTTGGCTGCTAAAACTAATTTTTTAGGATCTAATGGAGAGGCTAGAAGAGAATTGAAACAAAACTCTATTTCAGTTAATAAAGAAAAAGTTAAAGAAGATTACACAATTACAAAAGAAGATCTAATTAATAATAAATTTGTTTTATTACAAAGAGGTAAGAAAAATTATTTTGTGATATTGGTTAAATAA
- a CDS encoding polyprenol monophosphomannose synthase — translation MTDSLVIIPTFNEIENIEAIIRVVFGLKKNFHVLIVDDNSPDGTAAKVRELQEVFADRLFLEVRKEKAGLGTAYIHGFRWAIAKKYDYIFEMDADFSHTPADLIRLYQACVDGADMSVGSRYIKGVNVVNWPLHRVLLSYGASFYVKIITGMRVHDPTAGFVCYKRNVLETIDLSSVHFVGYAFQIEMKFRAHLKKFKIKEVPIIFTDRVLGKSKMNSSIVREAVFGVLKMKWMSLFSKNNFK, via the coding sequence ATGACAGATAGTCTAGTAATTATCCCAACTTTTAATGAGATTGAAAATATCGAAGCAATTATTCGTGTTGTATTCGGTTTGAAGAAAAATTTTCATGTTTTAATCGTAGATGATAACTCTCCTGATGGTACAGCAGCTAAGGTAAGAGAGCTGCAAGAGGTTTTTGCTGACAGGTTGTTTTTAGAAGTTAGAAAGGAAAAAGCTGGTTTAGGTACCGCATATATTCATGGATTTAGATGGGCAATTGCTAAAAAATATGATTATATTTTTGAGATGGATGCAGATTTTTCGCATACACCAGCAGATCTTATAAGATTGTATCAGGCCTGTGTTGATGGCGCTGACATGTCGGTCGGCTCCAGATATATAAAAGGTGTAAACGTAGTTAACTGGCCTTTACATCGCGTACTCCTATCATACGGGGCGTCATTTTACGTAAAAATTATAACAGGAATGCGAGTACATGATCCTACCGCAGGTTTTGTATGTTATAAAAGAAATGTTTTGGAGACTATAGATTTGTCTTCAGTACATTTTGTGGGGTATGCTTTTCAAATAGAAATGAAATTTAGAGCACACCTCAAAAAATTTAAAATTAAAGAGGTGCCTATTATTTTTACAGATCGTGTATTAGGTAAATCTAAAATGAATTCTTCAATTGTTCGAGAAGCGGTATTTGGAGTTTTAAAAATGAAATGGATGAGTTTATTCTCAAAAAACAACTTTAAATAA
- a CDS encoding T9SS type A sorting domain-containing protein, which translates to MKQIYFVILLLTVSFGYSQDKPVSQDIDGFKLYPNPVTTGKVYINTTLNAPKKILIFDVLGNKVLETTILGKELNLSEIDAGIYVLRVIEKDKIATRKLIIK; encoded by the coding sequence ATGAAACAAATCTACTTCGTAATCTTACTACTAACAGTTAGCTTTGGCTATAGCCAAGACAAACCTGTATCGCAAGATATCGATGGATTTAAATTATACCCAAACCCTGTTACTACAGGCAAAGTTTACATTAATACTACACTAAATGCACCAAAAAAAATTCTCATTTTTGATGTATTAGGCAACAAAGTTCTTGAAACTACTATACTTGGTAAAGAATTAAATCTTTCTGAAATAGATGCCGGTATTTACGTATTACGTGTAATTGAAAAAGATAAGATCGCCACAAGAAAGCTTATCATTAAGTAA
- a CDS encoding NAD-dependent epimerase/dehydratase family protein — MILVTGGTGLVGAHLLVELVKAETSVKAIYRSQSSLKKVEKIFSCYFKNYQEKINKIEWITADLNDIPALENAFESVTHVYHCAALISFDPRDYDKLYKINCEGTANIVNISIAKNIQKLCYVSSIATIGKEVNNPQVTEESEWSKNDANVYALTKFDAEMEVWRGSQEGLPVIIVNPGIILGPGFWETGSGAIFKAAAKGQSYYPPGGTGFVSVTDVVNIMLLGMKSTINKERFILIAENLSYKFILTEVAKCLNIKPPHKKLKAWQLSILWRLDWFRGLFSSKKRKLTKNSVISLKEETIYINHKATSAFNFQFKPIKETIDFCCKKYVEEN, encoded by the coding sequence ATGATTTTAGTAACCGGAGGAACAGGTTTAGTTGGGGCACACCTTTTAGTTGAGTTAGTTAAAGCAGAAACATCTGTAAAAGCTATTTACAGATCTCAAAGTAGCCTAAAAAAAGTAGAGAAAATCTTTTCTTGCTATTTTAAAAACTACCAAGAAAAGATTAATAAAATAGAATGGATTACTGCAGATTTAAATGACATACCTGCTTTAGAAAATGCTTTCGAATCTGTTACTCATGTATACCACTGTGCAGCTTTAATTTCTTTTGACCCTCGTGATTATGACAAATTATATAAAATAAATTGCGAAGGCACTGCTAATATTGTAAATATTTCTATTGCTAAAAATATTCAAAAACTTTGCTATGTTAGCTCCATTGCTACTATTGGCAAAGAAGTTAACAACCCCCAAGTTACCGAAGAATCTGAATGGAGTAAAAATGATGCAAATGTATATGCACTCACAAAATTTGATGCAGAGATGGAGGTTTGGCGAGGATCTCAAGAAGGTTTACCTGTTATAATTGTTAACCCAGGTATTATTTTAGGCCCAGGATTTTGGGAAACAGGAAGTGGTGCTATTTTTAAAGCAGCTGCTAAAGGTCAATCATATTATCCACCAGGAGGCACTGGTTTTGTTTCAGTTACCGATGTTGTAAATATCATGTTATTAGGCATGAAATCGACAATAAACAAAGAACGATTTATTCTCATAGCAGAAAACCTAAGCTACAAATTTATATTAACTGAAGTCGCAAAGTGTTTAAATATAAAACCGCCACATAAAAAATTAAAGGCTTGGCAATTAAGTATACTCTGGAGGTTGGATTGGTTTAGAGGTTTATTTTCTAGTAAAAAAAGAAAACTAACTAAAAACTCAGTTATATCTTTAAAAGAAGAAACTATATATATTAATCACAAAGCAACCTCTGCTTTTAATTTTCAATTTAAACCAATTAAAGAAACTATTGATTTTTGTTGTAAAAAATACGTAGAAGAAAATTAA